A genomic stretch from Meriones unguiculatus strain TT.TT164.6M chromosome 15, Bangor_MerUng_6.1, whole genome shotgun sequence includes:
- the LOC110552376 gene encoding citrate synthase, mitochondrial-like — translation MALLSAVARLWRAKNSSCLVLAARHASASSTNLKEVLAHLIPKEQAKIKAFRQQHGKTVVGQITVDMMYGGMRGMKGIVYETSVLDPDEGIRFRGYSIPECQKMLPKARGGEEPLPEGLFWLLVTGQIPTEEQVSWLSQEWAKRAALPSHVVTMLDNFPTNLHPMSQFSAAITALNSESKFAQAYAEGVHRTKYWELVYEDCMDLIAKLPCVAAKIYRNLYREGSSIGDIDSNLDWSHNFTNMLGYTDAQFTELMRLYLTIHSDHEGGNVSAHTSHLVGSALSDPYLSFSAAMNGLAGPLHGLANQEVLVWLTQLQKEVGKDVSDEKLREYIWNTLNSGRVVPGYGHAVLRKTDPRYSCQRDFALKHLPDDPMFKLVAQLYKIVPNVLLEQGKAKNPWPNVDAHSGVLLQYYGMTEMNYYTVLFGVSRALGVLAQLIWSRALGFPLERPKSLSTNALMKFVDSKSG, via the coding sequence ATGGCTCTGCTCAGTGCAGTAGCCCGGCTCTGGAGAGCCAAGAATTCATCCTGTCTCGTCCTTGCCGCCCGGCACGCCAGTGCTTCTTCCACGAATTTGAAAGAGGTGCTGGCCCATCTGATACCTAAGGAGCAGGCCAAAATTAAGGCCTTCAGGCAGCAACATGGGAAGACAGTGGTGGGCCAGATCACTGTGGACATGATGTACGGCGGCATGAGAGGCATGAAAGGGATTGTATATGAAACATCCGTGCTTGATCCTGATGAGGGCATCCGTTTTCGAGGCTACAGTATCCCTGAGTGCCAGAAAATGCTCCCTAAGGCTAGGGGAGGGGAAGAACCCCTGCCTGAGGGCTTATTTTGGCTGCTGGTAACTGGACAGATACCAACAGAGGAGCAGGTATCGTGGCTCTCACAAGAATGGGCGAAAAGGGCAGCTCTGCCTTCTCATGTGGTCACCATGCTGGACAACTTTCCCACCAATCTGCACCCCATGTCCCAGTTCAGCGCGGCCATCACAGCCCTCAACAGCGAGAGTAAGTTTGCCCAGGCCTATGCAGAGGGAGTCCATCGCACAAAATACTGGGAGTTGGTCTATGAAGACTGTATGGACCTGATTGCAAAGCTACCCTGCGTTGCTGCAAAGATCTACCGGAACCTTTACCGGGAGGGCAGCAGCATTGGGGACATTGACTCTAATCTGGACTGGTCCCACAATTTTACCAACATGTTAGGCTACACTGATGCTCAGTTCACTGAGCTCATGCGTTTGTACCTCACCATCCACAGCGACCATGAGGGTGGTAACGTCAGTGCCCACACCAGCCACTTGGTGGGCAGCGCCCTTTCAGACCCGTACCTGTCCTTTTCAGCAGCCATGAACGGGCTAGCGGGGCCTCTCCACGGACTAGCAAATCAGGAGGTGCTTGTCTGGCTAACGCAGCTACAGAAGGAAGTTGGCAAAGATGTGTCTGATGAGAAATTACGAGAGTACATCTGGAACACCCTCAACTCAGGACGGGTGGTCCCGGGATACGGTCACGCAGTTCTAAGGAAGACTGACCCGCGATATTCCTGTCAGCGAGATTTTGCTCTGAAACATCTACCGGACGACCCCATGTTTAAGCTGGTTGCTCAGCTGTACAAGATTGTGCCCAACGTCCTCTTAGAGCAAGGGAAGGCCAAGAACCCTTGGCCCAATGTCGACGCTCACAGCGGGGTGCTGCTCCAGTACTACGGCATGACCGAGATGAACTACTACACGGTGCTGTTTGGAGTGTCGAGGGCGCTGGGGGTGCTGGCGCAGCTCATCTGGAGCAGAGCCCTAGGCTTCCCTCTGGAAAGGCCCAAGTCCCTGAGCACCAATGCTCTGATGAAGTTTGTGGACTCTAAGTCAGGGTAA